The genomic stretch GCAATAGTATTCAACGTAGATTTCACGAGAGTAGTTCTACCTACTAAAGATAACTTTTTAGTAGACCATCCAGCTAGACGTCGATTCACTTTTTCTTCTAAATGGGAAAAAGTATGGCGAGTGACCCTTCCATTTATAGTTGGTACCCCTAGATACGTCCCCAAATCATCAGTCTCCTCAAACTCGAGAATATTACTTACTGCTTCTCGAGCTGCGCTATCCGTATTACCCGAGAAGAACACTCTAGATTTAGCAGCGCTAACCTTTTCCCCTGAGACCTTACAAAAATTATCTAGGACATACTTGATTACTAAAGCTTGTTCTTCTGATGCTTCAGCGAATAGGACCATATCATCAGCAAAAAATAAGTTGATAAGTTGCGGCCCATTTCGAGACAACACAATAGAGTGCCAATTATTATTGTGAACTTCAAGATCGATAGCCTGCTGAAGTTTCTCGAGGCAAATAACAAAAAGTTAAGACGACAATGGGTCGCCTTGACGAACACCTCGGGACGGTGTGAATTGCTCTGTTGGTTCACCGTTCCAAAGAATTTGCATCCTTGGCGATCTTACACACTCCATTACCACGTCAATTAGTAGCCATGGGAAGTTCATATCGCTAAGAGTATCATAGATAAAATCCCATCAAAGTCTATCATAAGCCTCTTCCAAATCAATTTTAATAGCCATAATACCCGAATTTCCTTTCTTTTTTCACATAGAATAAATGGCCTCTTGGAAAATGACAATGTTATCAGTAATTTGTCGCCCCGGCACGAACCCACTTTGAGTTTCGGAAATTACGTGTGGCAATACATTCTTAATTCGATTGGCTAATGTCTTGCTTATAATTTTATAAGCAACATTACATAAGCTGATAAGACGGAATTGAGTGATAACTTCTGGCGAATCTACTTTCGGAATCCGAACCAGATGAGTATCATTTAGTCCTTCTGGCATCCCTTTGCCTTTCAGAGCGTTGATTACCATATTGCACAACGAAGACTCAATTAAATTCCAATTCTTTTGATAGAAGAGAGCTTGAAACTCGTCCGGTCCTGGAGCCTTGAGAGCCCCCTTATGGGAGATAACATTCTCGATTTCTGCTTTGTTAAACGGTCTCGTCAACCACTCCCAATCCTTCGTATTAAAAGTTTGGAATAAATCCCAAGGAAGCAGGTCATTTGATACTGTTTTAGGCTCATCCGTGTATAAATGTTTGAAATAATTCACGACTATACCTTTAACAACAAGAGGATCATCCCTCCATTCTCCATTGACATGCTTACGCGAAGTTATCCTGTTCCACCATCGTCGTACAAGAGTACTCACATGAAAATAAGCTGTATTACGGTCACCATCTTTTATAAATTCCAGCCTCGATTTTTGGTATCATAAAAGCTCCTCCCTGGCAAGAACTTCGTCTAACTCGCCGCGTAAATTAGCTTCTAATTTTATAATATTAGTCTTTCTACTCAAGGACAGAGAGCATTGGCAACCCTCGATGCGCGCCATCAATGACTTCTTCTGCTTAAAAATATCACCAAATACTTCAGCATTCCAGTTTTGTAATTTTTTCGATAGAGTACCAAGATGAGAAGTAAAAATACCCTCCTCAGGCCAACTATTATCAACAAATTCCTTGACATTTTCATGAGTAAGCCAACAAGCTTGAAATCCGAAAGGTCTGTTGATTGCATTTAGGGGGACGAATCCATTAGGTGAGATAAACAACGGACAGTGATCTGACTGAATAGCAGGAATATTACGGACCATAGCATTCTCAAACAGAGCACCCCAGTCCGCGTTGCACAGCGCTCTGTCCAACCTCGCTGATTGTCGTGTTTCAACGGAGTGACCTCTTGCCCATGTGTGAGAAGGTCCGGTGAAAGCTAGCTCAAGGAACTCACAATTCTCAATCCAATTATCTCACACCTTCTAGCCATATTATAGTCTCCTCCATGTCTCTCCGATAAGGAGCGAGTCTCATTAAAATTGCCTGCAAGGAGCCACGGCCTGTTGTTACGTCGGGCAAAGTTTTCTAATTCCACCCATAATTCTCTCATATTGGCCGGGTCCGGGTTAGCATACATGGCTGAGAAAAACCAATGGAGCTCCCCATTACGAGAAATTTCCACTGTAATAAATTGTTGATGTTCTGCTATTGGAGTAACTGTGACAACATCTTTTTTCCAGTAAAGCCAAATGCCCCCACTAAACCCTATAGCATTAACACGAGATTGTCCAGCATAACCCAGGATCGAACCCATCTTAATCGCATGTTCTTCAGCCATGTGAGTCTTAACTAGAGCAAGTACAGTAGGCTTGTATGTTCTAACTACTTCCTTAATGGCAttaatttttcttttatttccaGTACCTTGAACATTCCATACCATATAAGTGATATGGGGTAGGTTAGGAGCTAAATTCGGGATTCTTGAATTAATTAAAAAATGATATACAATGCATATGTACCACATGTGAATTTTAACTCATGAATCCTTTTTCGAAATTCGAGATATAATATGATTTTGTAGGGAGTAATAAATATTCTAGGAGTGTTATTCTTACTTAAGATCATCTTAGACTCTGTTTAACAATGCATTTTAGTTACCTTATTTGATTAAAGTAACTTATAATATTATACCATATTTGTTTTTGTAAgtgtttgacaagtagcttatttaactaAATAAGTTATTTGAAATGAAATGCTAACTAGAGtatgttggtgatttaagagtaattaccggttcatttggCGTAATTAAGGTTGGTTCATAGAcgggtaatttctaaataatataatgcgagttcgggaagtacggagtgtacacttgTATAATTATTTACGGGATTACGGTATATTTTTCGTTCGAATAACTATGACGAGGGTCTCACTGGGATGAAAACAGTACTGTGGAAGAGTTAAGGAAGAGGAGCAAAAGGGATAATGATGATTATAATTGCCGAGGACACATTCTTAATGATATGTCTGATTCCCTCTTTGATATTTATCAGAATTTAGAAAGTGCAAAAGAATTGTGGGATCAATTGGAGTCTAAATACATTGATGAAGATGCATCCAGTAAAAAGTTTATGGTTGGAAACTTTATGAATTATAAGATGTGTGATGCTAGACTTCTTATGGAACAATTCAATGAACTGTTGCGTATATTGGGGCAATTCGCTCAACACAATATGGAAATGCCTGAATCCATTTAAGTTTTTAGTATAATTGACAAACTTCCACCACAATGGAAGGAATTTAAACACACACTGAAACATAAGAAAGAGGATATGTCTCTTGTTGAACTTGGTAAAAGTTTGTGCATAGAAGAGTCGATAAGGGCTCAGGAATATGGAAAAACCAAAGATATAGGAAAGACTATGTCCATCAATATGATGAAACTTGGTGAAAGTTCCAACTATGACAGAAAAGGAAAGAAACGCCCACACCCTAGTGACGACAAACCCAATAATCCGGATAAGAAGTAAAAAACGGGATATTGGATTTGTGGCAAAATGGGTCATCTGAAAAGGGACTGTAAGCTTGCAAAGAAAGGAGCAGGAAAAGGAAAAATGAAAGTTGGACAAGGGTCTAAGGACCAAGGTCCTCCAAAACAGCAAGGTAATAATCttgtttgtaattttaatttgAATGAAAATTATATATCATGGATTCCTGAAGCATGTTTTATGCAGGATGATGACTTATCATGGTGGATTGACTCGGGAGCCACCAAACACGTTTGCAAAGATCGTGGATGGTTCAACAAGTATGTGCCCGCTGAAGATGGGTCCATAATCTACATGGGAAACGAGTCAACTGCTCAAATTCTAGGAAGTGGCGAAATTATATTAATACTTAGTTCGGGAAAATCTGTGTGCTTAAAGAATATTTTACATGTTCCTAGTGTTCGTAAGAATCTAGTTTCTAGTGGTCAATTATCTAGATGTGGTTATAAACAAGTGATCGAATCTGATTGTTATGTATCATCTAAGTCTGGTGTGTTTATTGGTTTCAGATACGTATGCAATGACATGTTTATGCTAAACCTTAATAATGCTGATTTTATTAGTATGAATACAAAGTTAATGATGTTATGGTTTGTTCCGAAATTGATTTATCTTCATTGTGGCATGCTCATTTAGGCCATGTTCATTATAAACGAATGGTTTTAATGTCTAAAAACGATTTAATTCCTCCAATTGATACAACTACAAATAAATGTAATATTTGCATGTTAAACAAAATAAGAAGGCAGCCTTTTTTGGGAGTAAAACGATCATCTATGTATTAAAATTGATTCACATCGACTTATGTGACTATCATTCTACTCCATCTTTAGGAAATAAAAGATatttacactactacaaatccaggcaactacaatgcccctttaacaacgattattcacgaaaatcacaatagaagttgtagaatgtatggcgcgaattttactaaaatgaattacaacgggtatggttataaaaaccgttgttacaAGTTTTAACAACGAgttacacatgcacaaccgttgttaataatttggcgcaaaattgacgcaaagttagtgaaaagtaatcacaacggttgctTTTGGAACCCggtgttaaaacttatttgacaacggttgttcatttacaaccgttgttaaaacttatttgacaacggttgttctttaataaccgttgtcaataccttccatactataaaccacacaaacacaagtctcactctgaccacaaaacacaaaccttaatacacaaacacaaacccagcagacaaacacaaacacaaacacactttctcatcgtctctttctctctttctcatcgtctctttatcttctcgccgtcctttgttgatttcatcgtctaattatcggtaaatctcgccgtctttgttggtttcatcgtctttcatcgtcattattttctttttctaattatttcatttgcatgtgtatgtgttagtttttatcgaccattatgttatttctttaagtattattcgcttaattagctagtaaaacaaattaaataaactaaaacaaagaggaagcaagatgatagagaggaatgcatgataaacacaattaatatatatatatatatatatatatatatatatataaaataaatacataaattaaaaaaaaaattacattaataaaaatgcaattcttatattttcatagagggtcttattctcctctatgatattcgtcctctcctccttggctatttggaggttccgttcagcagttgctatatcgtcatatagctgcaacttcttgcgctccgtcaagccatcttctttggcgtccttgagaatggatcgagcatccgcaaggtagctcctgaaactttcctcaatgtggagcaaccggcggatgaaactgttgttgttctcgatcatagtaagagtcttaaggatgatatcattcattttgttggagtttggagtttgttttgaaagattaagtagggttaatttatttggagtttgttttagcagttagggtttggagatgtatgtagtgagataatggaatgttagttgagataatgcatgtatttatactaagcaatgtgtggtttaagttgttttttaattaatatatatgttaggaagttgtgccataatcatcatcatatctctcaatgctgcttcaaatcttattactaacccttctcattccatattgtccgttcatatgcacagtgatgacagtaataatgcatgcatcggaattataacgggccgtaattatgcatgcatctagtaatacttaatttagttttttattttattttttaagaacaaacaacaacggttatttattaaaaaaccgttttctttagttataacaacggttttgtatattacaaccgttgttataactttccccccaaaattgagtcacactttcgaTAACGGGTTtgtatacttaaaaccgttgttaattgttttaacaacgggttccttaagaaaaccagccgttgttaaaaccttttacaacggacgctttaacaacgtccgcttttttatataacaacggttttaaccgttgttatagcctgtatctgtagtagtgttagtAACTTTTATTGATGATTGTACTCGTTTTTGCTATTTATTCTTGTTGCATACAAAAGATAAGGCAATGAGTAAGTTTATTCCTTTTAAGAATGAAGTAGAGTTACAACTCTCTTCTTTAATTAAGAAGATGAGGACGGATAGGGGAGGTGAATACTATGATCCTGCCTATTTCGGTTCATGTGGCATTATTCATGAGAGAACCGCTCCATatacaccacaacaaaatggtaaTCTGAATTTCTATAGAGTAACAACCCTTCAGAAATACATCTCCTATGTTACCCTATTTCCCAAATCCTTTCTATATAAATAGATAAAGGATGAGAAGAACAAGTTACAGAAAAACAAAATCTTCTGCTACATCAAAAGAACGATATAACATTCTACACAAAATATTTCTATATTACGTCtctgatttttgtgccaaaaatcagagggcaccgtcttatctcaataggAAATTCGGTTTCACCTAGGCACTAATAAGGGTCGAATTACTCTATTAGGAAACCGGAGTCGATTCGGTGTGGTTAACTATTGTCAATTCATTTCGTGCAATTCAATTTCCTAAcagagtagcatttgagaaataaagtacctgatttgatttgatttttcttttttaccctttaaatatatattattaaataattatcatatccttttacgatTTCActaaaatcagttaccttttcagttagtttaccaaactttttattatcatttaccttatcagctcctacTTTTCAGCTAACTTATAAGTTAACTTTCCAAGTTTCAGTTAACTTTTCGGTATTCAGCTACAtattcaggtttcagctacctttttaaGTAATTTTACCAAACAAAGTCTTAACCTTAGAACATCATTATAGGCTTATAGCTATCATCAAATAACAGATCAAATTGCATGACAAGAGGCGTCTTAAACTTGAAACGACACAAATGAAATTTTATAATCTACAAATATTAATTCTCTCAGCTTTGGTTATTTCTAATCTACCAATAATGAGCTAGCTAGCTAGTTTACTCATACAATAAATACCAATTAAGAtcctctttatttctttctctccatttcctctcacaaacccATTAAATAATATTTACCTCTTTAAGCACTATTAACcctttatttttatgcataaATGTACTACCGTCCGATATTGCCAAGATGGAATCTGAGCCGTTAATAGGAaatggcctctccatttctttttagaaaATGGAGAGGATCTTGACTCAATAAATACATGTTTACttcgtctcaattatttatttatctttgttTTTTTAAAGAGAAATCGTATCAAAGGTAAATAAACATTGGGACGGAGAGGGATGGTATCAATTAGACCTGACAAACGGGTCAATTAAGTCGGTCAATTTCAGGTTCAAAGTTGTTTTATTTTCGAATCAACTATTATCAAATTATTTATGGATAATAATCAATGAACAATAATAAACACCCGCGTTAGATTATATCGAATCGGGTCAAGCTCAGGTCTTGAGTTCGGTTATTAGGTTGGGTACGGGTCAGGTTGTTCGAGTCGAGACAATTTTATCAGATCTAATATCGATTTCCATAATATTAACAAGTTTACTGGCTAGTGATTACTGGTAGCAGTCGCTCATGCTTCACTTACGTGGGTACTTTTGCAACGCTCAACAATCTGCGACTAGGAACAATCTACGAAGAAGTTTAGATATTTTGGAAGTTTATAGCCGTATAAAATTTAGAAATATTACACTTCCAAATAAATAGTGTGGACAAATTAGGAATTTTAAGGGATGAAATAAAGCCATAAATACAAAAAGTTTATCCATACAAAATTACAAATAGACAATATATGAGATACGGAGTCTCTATCATTCAATTGTTCTAGGAGAACCTGTCCACAAGCTACAACATTTACTTGATTTATCGTGGCCACAAAATGGCTACAATATATCCAAATTCCTTTTCCGGGAACTTAAAATCGAATTGCTATGCGCAATCTGCTTCTCAAACTGAAGCCTTAGCTATCATGGAAGCACTTAATTTGGCTAAAAGATCCAACTTTTCCACGTGTCACTGTCAGTAGACCCGACAAACGGGACAAtggggtcgggttcgggtcagacCAGTACGGGTCGGGTCGTGGGTCTttcattgatttcgggttaattTGGGTCGAGTCGGGTCATTCCGGGTTTCGAGTCTGTTTTGGGTTTGTtagtcgggtctgtttcgggtcaagtGGGTCAGGTTATTTCGggtcaggtcattttcgggtaaATGATTAAGAAAAaaagtcatttcaagtcttttcagttcaattagagttatgtttTGCCGGGTCATTTTCCGGTTGAGAGTTTCATATCGGGTCATCCTCGGGTCGAGTCAGTTACGTGTCAAGAAAgttcgggtcatgttcgggtcgggtcgagtcagttcgggtttcgggtcacattcgggtgatgtagttcgggtcaatttcgggcctcgggtcagccttttcgagtcgggtcaatcGGCTCGGGTCAAATTTGTCAGGTCTACACGTGTGTGTCTATTCAGACTGTCTGCAAGTTGTTGCCCAATTACTGGGTTTTCTTTTTTTGAAAGAAAtgatcaattcattaataaatagtcatacgacatctacaatATGTGTCAAATTTGATCTGATACAACTCGACTAGAACCAAATAAAATAAACTCTAGTTCAAAGAAAGATCTGTAAACTTGAATTGTTCCAAAGTACATCCTCTATCATATCGCCGAAAATACTCTTTACAAGAGGATCATAGAATTTTGAGCCTTGACGAGAGACGATTTCATCTGACCAAATTGAGTGCAACCAACAAATCGACAACATATGTAATACCATATAACGATCCATTACGAAACTTATCTTCCGCATCTTCACCATATGAGGAACGACCAAGACACTCTTATCTATATTTCCAATAGAACTAAAACCTAGAAAGACAAAGACTGAAAGTCATTGTTAGTGACATTCTAGGGGTAGGCTGTTATTTTCATTGTCTTTCACTTTGTTATGTTCTTAGAAGTTGTAATAAAATGGCTCATAGATTAGCTAAGAGAGCCATTAATATATAATTCTATTATTTGCccatttataagaaaaaaaaagtCTAAATTCCTTTTCCTAAAAAAATATAGGTTCAAATTCTGATATGATACGGTCGTTATTTTGGTTGAAGAAAGTTCTAATAAGCTATCAATTAATGACACGAAGTCCTAAGTTCAAAATTTGCTAGAATCGTATTCCCACATAGTAATTTTAGGTCCTTCGAATGCACAATATCACCGTACAGCCTAACTTACAAGaaaccttttttttgtttttttctatGTAGATCATACTCACAAGTCCTTCGGATGCACAATGTCACCGTATAACCTAACTTATGggaaatccttttttttttttttttttttttctatgtaGATCATGCGTAGTTATTTATTATAGCTAATGTTATTAATGCATAGTGATAAGTTACACCTAGTAGATATTGGAAATTTCTAATCTCACAAGGTA from Silene latifolia isolate original U9 population chromosome 2, ASM4854445v1, whole genome shotgun sequence encodes the following:
- the LOC141641491 gene encoding uncharacterized protein LOC141641491 encodes the protein MVWNVQGTGNKRKINAIKEVVRTYKPTVLALVKTHMAEEHAIKMGSILGYAGQSRVNAIGFSGGIWLYWKKDVVTVTPIAEHQQFITVEISRNGELHWFFSAMYANPDPANMRELWVELENFARRNNRPWLLAAFTGPSHTWARGHSVETRQSARLDRALCNADWGALFENAMVRNIPAIQSDHCPLFISPNGFVPLNAINRPFGFQACWLTHENVKEFVDNSWPEEGIFTSHLGTLSKKLQNWNAEVFGDIFKQKKSLMARIEGCQCSLSLSRKTNIIKLEANLRGELDEVLAREELL